Proteins found in one Oncorhynchus gorbuscha isolate QuinsamMale2020 ecotype Even-year linkage group LG15, OgorEven_v1.0, whole genome shotgun sequence genomic segment:
- the si:dkey-199f5.8 gene encoding beta-1,4-galactosyltransferase 3, whose translation MATWLQSKWRYLFMFLGVQLVVMALLSREGYHKRVSYFIRIFRKLETTATGTFGAGSLHASNHTGGDVYANLSLLAKAHHGRGEDMPYCPKTSPLIGGPIHVIFPSGLTLAQVARKNPLVVRGGRYRPPDCEARHRTAIIIPHRNREHHLKFLLYYLHPFLQRQQLNYGIYVIHQAGNYTFNRAKLMNVGFREAMREEDWDCLFFHDVDLIPEDDRNTYMCDANPKHTAIAMDKFGYKLPYKMYFGGVSALSPLHYLKMNGFPNNYWGWGGEDDDIGVRVSLGGMFISRPSVKVGRYKMIKHKLDKGNDVNPRRFNMLAKTRQTWKLDGMNTVEYEVLSRDYFPLYTNITVHIGTEAGLHATAPSPKILAKAPAKPPVEAPAKPLTKLHQNH comes from the exons ATGGCGACGTGGCTACAGTCAAAATGGCGCTACCTGTTCATGTTTCTGGGTGTCCAGCTGGTTGTCATGGCGCTGCTGTCCCGTGAGGGCTACCACAAGCGAGTGTCATACTTCATCAGGATTTTCCGCAAGCTGGAGACCACTGCGACGGGGACGTTCGGTGCCGGCTCTCTCCACGCAAGCAATCACACGGGCGGTGACGTCTACGCCAACTTGTCCCTCCTGGCCAAGGCTCACCACGGCCGGGGCGAGGACATGCCTTACTGCCCCAAGACGTCTCCCCTGATAG GTGGACCAATCCACGTCATCTTCCCCTCTGGGTTGACACTGGCCCAAGTGGCGCGGAAGAATCCTTTGGTGGTCCGCGGGGGGCGCTACAGGCCGCCTGACTGTGAGGCGCGGCACCGCACCGCCATAATCATTCCCCACAGAAACCGGGAGCACCACCTGAAGTTCCTCCTCTACTACCTTCACCCATTCCTACAGCGACAGCAGCTCAATTACGGCATCTACGTCATCCACCAG GCTGGTAACTACACATTTAACCGGGCCAAGCTGATGAACGTTGGGTTCCGAGAGGCCATGCGGGAGGAGGACTGGGACTGCCTGTTCTTCCATGATGTGGACCTCATCCCTGAGGACGACCGCAACACCTACATGTGCGACGCCAACCCCAAGCACACCGCCATCGCCATGGACAAGTTTGGATACAA GCTGCCATACAAGATGTATTTTGGAGGGGTGTCAGCATTGTCTCCACTGCACTACCTGAAGATGAACGGCTTCCCCAACAACTACTggggctggggaggagaggacgatGACATTGGAGTCAG AGTATCCCTAGGAGGGATGTTCATCTCTCGTCCATCGGTGAAGGTTGGCCGATACAAGATGATCAAACACAAGCTGGACAAGGGAAACGACGTGAACCCCAGGAG gTTCAACATGCTGGCCAAGACGCGCCAGACGTGGAAGCTGGACGGCATGAACACGGTGGAGTATGAGGTGCTGTCACGTGACTACTTCCCCCTTTACACCAACATCACTGTGCACATCGGCACAGAGGCGGGCCTGCATGCCACGGCTCCGTCCCCCAAGATCCTTGCCAAAGCCCCAGCAAAGCCGCCGGTCGAAGCTCCCGCCAAACCTCTAACCAAGCTCCATCAGAACCACTGA